In the Pseudochaenichthys georgianus chromosome 1, fPseGeo1.2, whole genome shotgun sequence genome, one interval contains:
- the rab11fip4b gene encoding rab11 family-interacting protein 4B isoform X2, with the protein MCTRAFPDPVPECQLFPGEVEEPEEAEEGRERESDRDSAVESTLGSDTSDGPIRPGDKGDILGELFLSGVKGGQTSASVTSDLSTRSSASLNEEQFEDYGEGDEPDYTPSSPCPDDETRTNGYSDLGSSVPSSAGQTPCKARQHYTGEIMDVYCSQCSKKVNLLNDLEVRLKNLKSNSPNRKISSTAFGRQLLHNSNLSSSNGSTEDLFRDSIDSCDIDINEKVSFLEKKVAELENEILMNGDIKSKLKQDNTQIVHRVNELEEQLKDQETRGEQNLREELRRHRESYSKMERDKDTQIELLTNRVKQVEEENSEMTLNMSRLKSHSEKLDEEKQRMTDKLEDTSLRLKDEMDLYRKMMDKLRQNRQQFQKEKEAMQELIEDLRRELENLQLFKLEAERPGRSRSSSSGLADFNSRTREMELEHEVKRLKQPFVSQDFLLPEFQHLLLSGARLRPGLMENQKLREQNDELNGQILSLSLYEAKTLFATQTKAQSLAAEIENASRDQLMEALKEQEEINIRLRQYMDKIILSILDHNPSILEIKGD; encoded by the exons ATGTGCACTCGGGCCTTTCCTGACCCCGTCCCAGAGTGCCAGTTATTCCCTGGAGAGGTGGAGGAGCCTGAGGAGGCAGAGGAGGGCAGGGAGAGGGAATCAGACAGAGACAGTGCAGTGGAGAGCACCCTGGGGTCTGACACTTCCGACGGGCCCATTAGACCTGGAGACAAGGGAGACATTCTGGGAGAACTCTTTTTGTCTGGGGTGAA GGGTGGTCAAACCAGCGCCTCAGTGACCTCCGACTTATCAACACGATCCTCGGCTTCTCTGAACGAAGAGCAGTTTGAAGACTACGGGGAAGGGGACGAACCAGACTACACTCCCAGCAGCCCCTGCCCAGACGACGAGACTCGAACCAACGGCTACTCAGACCTCGGCTCATCTGTTCCCTCCAG TGCCGGCCAGACTCCTTGTAAGGCGCGTCAGCATTACACCGGTGAAATCATGGATGTCTACTGTTCTCAGTGCAGCAAAAAGGTCAACCTGCTGAATGACCTGGAGGTTCGCCTCAAAAACCTCAAGTCTAACAG CCCCAACAGGAAGATCTCCAGCACTGCTTTTGGAAG GCAGCTGCTTCACAACAGCAACTTGAGCAGCAGTAACGGCAGCACTGAAGACCTTTTCAGAGACAGCATCGACTCCTGCGACATCGACATCAATGAGAAG GTCAGCTTTCTGGAAAAGAAGGTGGCAGAGCTGGAGAATGAGATTCTGATGAACGGTGATATCAAGTCCAAGCTGAAGCAGGACAACACACAGATAGTACACAG GGTTAATGAGCTGGAGGAGCAGCTGAAAGATCAGGAGACACGAGGAGAACAAAATCTGCGGGAGGAGCTGAGACGACACCGAGAGTCCTACAGCAAGATGGAGAGAGACAAGGACACACAGATAGAGCTGCTGACCAACCG AGTCAagcaggtggaggaggagaacAGTGAGATGACCCTTAACATGTCCCGGCTTAAATCGCATTCAGAAAAACTGGATGAG GAGAAGCAGAGGATGACGGACAAGCTGGAGGACACCAGTCTGCGCCTGAAGGACGAGATGGACCTCTATAGGAAAATGATGGACAAACTGAGACAGAACAGACAGCAGTTCCAGAAAGAAAAGGAAGCCATGCAGGAG CTCATAGAGGACCTGCGTCGGGAGCTGGAGAACCTGCAGCTCTTCAAGCTGGAGGCAGAGAGGCCCGGCCGCAGCCGCAGCTCCTCCTCCGGGCTGGCAGACTTCAACAGCCGGACCAGGGAGATGGAGCTGGAGCACGAGGTCAAGAGGCTGAAGCAG CCATTTGTGTCCCAGGACTTTCTTCTCCCTGAATTCCAGCACCTGCTGTTGTCTGGGGCTCGGCTCCGTCCTGGTCTCATG GAGAATCAGAAGCTGAGGGAGCAGAACGACGAGCTCAACGGTCAGATCCTCAGCCTCAGCCTGTATGAAGCTAAGACCCTGTTCGCCACACAGACCAAGGCCCAGTCTCTAGCTGCTGAGATAGAAAACGCCTCCAGAGACCAG TTAATGGAAGCCCTGAAAGAGCAGGAAGAAATCAACATTCGACTGCGACAGTACATGGACAAAATCATTCTGTCCATCCTGGACCACAACCCCTCCATCCTGGAGATCAAGGGCGACTAG
- the LOC117454913 gene encoding uncharacterized protein: MPQNGTKYEIRRGETRHYPCKVGDQVPVTGLVNGAVTLNGCPAASTRESKSTPVCTPDDIKPQCMVNGYIEHGDKGQRTKGTPRGTLGKHESTISAAPDASAAVRVRSARPPGGPSVNGTPSLDSVAPLCNSQQMAPQPNLSAKKRRRRKFRQKKRNIHPQALPPQEEEDWESQIKEVTLTGWDKMCFGFMPYGPQDVIHYDLRKLTIKQTDPVDLPVTAKYSPAELHRQPVKWWSFKVPTEADQFADADADADAE; this comes from the exons ATGCCTCAGAATGGTACAAAATATGAAATAAGAAGAGGAGAGACGCGTCACTACCCCTGTAAAGTCGGAGATCAGGTTCCcgtcacaggtttggtaaaTGGAGCTGTCACTCTCAATGGCTGCCCAGCTGCTTCCACTAGAGAAAGTAAGAGTACACCAGTCTGCACACCGGACGATATCAAACCACAATGCATGGTCAATGGTTATATTGAACATGGGGACAAGGGCCAGCGCACAAAAGGCACGCCCAGAGGGACCCTGGGAAAACATGAAAGCACAATTTCAGCTGCCCCTGATGCTTCAGCAGCTGTAAGGGTCCGCAGTGCAAGGCCTCCAGGTGGTCCGTCAGTGAATGGGACCCCCAGtctagactctgttgctcctctctGTAATTCTCAACAAATGGCACCACAACCCAACCTGTCGGCAAAGAAACGAAGAAGGAGGAAATTCAGACAAAAGAAGAG AAACATCCATCCACAAGCGTTGCCACCACAAGAGGAGGAAGACTGGGAAAGTCAGATCAAAGAGGTCACACTGACTGGCTGGgacaaaatgtgttttggcTTCATGCCCTACG GTCCACAAGATGTGATCCATTATGATTTACGGAAGTTGACAATTAAGCAAACGGACCCAGTGGACCTGCCGGTGACAGCCAAGTACAGCCCGGCCGAGCTCCACCGACAGCCCGTCAAATGGTGGAGCTTCAAGGTTCCCACTGAGGCCGACCAGTTTGCAGATGCTGATGCAGATGCTGATGCTGAGTAA